In Equus caballus isolate H_3958 breed thoroughbred chromosome 25, TB-T2T, whole genome shotgun sequence, one DNA window encodes the following:
- the EEIG1 gene encoding early estrogen-induced gene 1 protein isoform X3, with the protein MSANPATGLLDPCIFRVSVRKELKGGKAYSKLGFADLNLAEFAGSGSTVRCCLLEGYDTKNTRQDNSILKVTIGMFLLSGDPCFKTPPSTAKSISIPGQDSSLQLTCKGGGTSSSGSSSTNSLTGSRPTKARPTILSSGVPEEPDQNLSSPEEVFHSGHSRNSSYASQQSKISGYSTEHSRSSSLSDLTHRRNTSTSSSASGGLSMTVEGPEGSEREHRPPEKPPRPPRPPHLSDRSFRRKKDSMESHPTWVDDTRIDADDIVEKIMQSQDFTDGSNSEDSNLRLFVSRDGSTTLSGIQLANRVSSGVYEPVVIESH; encoded by the exons ATGAGCGCCAACCCAGCCACCGGCCTGCTGGACCCGTGCATCTTCCGTGTGTCGGTGCGCAAG GAGCTGAAAGGCGGGAAGGCTTATTCCAAG CTGGGCTTTGCCGACTTGAACCTGGCCGAGTTTGCGGGCTCAGGCTCTACAGTGCGCTGCTGCCTGCTGGAAGGATATGACACGAAGAACACTCGCCAGGACAACTCCATCCTCAAG GTCACTATCGGAATGTTCCTGCTCTCTGGAGACCCCTGCTTCAAGAC GCCTCCGTCCACTGCTAAGTCCATCTCCATCCCGGGCCAGGATTCCTCCCTGCAGCTGACGTGTAAGGGTGGTGGgaccagcagcagtggcagcagcagcaccaaCTCCCTGACGGGATCCCGGCCCACCAAGGCCCGGCCCACCATCCTCAGCTCAG ggGTGCCGGAGGAGCCGGACCAGAACCTGTCCAGCCCCGAGGAGGTGTTCCACTCCGGGCACTCCCGCAACTCCAGCTACGCCAGCCAGCAGTCCAAGATCTCGG GCTACAGCACGGAGCACTCGCGCTCCTCCAGCCTCTCGGACTTGACACACCGCCGCAACACGTCCACCAGCAGCAGCGCCTCTGGTGGCCTCAGCATGACTGTGGAGGGCCCCGAGGGCAGCGAGCGTGAGCACCGACCCCCCGAGAAGCCGCCGAGGCCGCCCCGGCCCCCGCATCTGTCCGACCGCTCGTTTCG gcGGAAGAAGGACTCGATGGAGAGCCACCCGACCTGGGTGGATGACACGCGGATCGACGCGGATGACATCGTGGAGAAGATCATGCAGAGCCAGGACTTCACGGATGGCAGCAACAGTGAGG ACAGCAACCTCCGGCTGTTCGTGAGCCGTGATGGCTCCACCACGCTGAGTGGGATCCAGTTGGCCAACAG GGTCTCCTCTGGGGTGTACGAGCCGGTCGTGATTGAAAGCCATTGA
- the EEIG1 gene encoding early estrogen-induced gene 1 protein isoform X4, whose amino-acid sequence MFLLSGDPCFKTPPSTAKSISIPGQDSSLQLTCKGGGTSSSGSSSTNSLTGSRPTKARPTILSSGVPEEPDQNLSSPEEVFHSGHSRNSSYASQQSKISGYSTEHSRSSSLSDLTHRRNTSTSSSASGGLSMTVEGPEGSEREHRPPEKPPRPPRPPHLSDRSFRRKKDSMESHPTWVDDTRIDADDIVEKIMQSQDFTDGSNSEDSNLRLFVSRDGSTTLSGIQLANRVSSGVYEPVVIESH is encoded by the exons ATGTTCCTGCTCTCTGGAGACCCCTGCTTCAAGAC GCCTCCGTCCACTGCTAAGTCCATCTCCATCCCGGGCCAGGATTCCTCCCTGCAGCTGACGTGTAAGGGTGGTGGgaccagcagcagtggcagcagcagcaccaaCTCCCTGACGGGATCCCGGCCCACCAAGGCCCGGCCCACCATCCTCAGCTCAG ggGTGCCGGAGGAGCCGGACCAGAACCTGTCCAGCCCCGAGGAGGTGTTCCACTCCGGGCACTCCCGCAACTCCAGCTACGCCAGCCAGCAGTCCAAGATCTCGG GCTACAGCACGGAGCACTCGCGCTCCTCCAGCCTCTCGGACTTGACACACCGCCGCAACACGTCCACCAGCAGCAGCGCCTCTGGTGGCCTCAGCATGACTGTGGAGGGCCCCGAGGGCAGCGAGCGTGAGCACCGACCCCCCGAGAAGCCGCCGAGGCCGCCCCGGCCCCCGCATCTGTCCGACCGCTCGTTTCG gcGGAAGAAGGACTCGATGGAGAGCCACCCGACCTGGGTGGATGACACGCGGATCGACGCGGATGACATCGTGGAGAAGATCATGCAGAGCCAGGACTTCACGGATGGCAGCAACAGTGAGG ACAGCAACCTCCGGCTGTTCGTGAGCCGTGATGGCTCCACCACGCTGAGTGGGATCCAGTTGGCCAACAG GGTCTCCTCTGGGGTGTACGAGCCGGTCGTGATTGAAAGCCATTGA